The Buteo buteo chromosome 5, bButBut1.hap1.1, whole genome shotgun sequence DNA segment TCGGCTGCCCGGCGGGTTCCGGCGTGCCCCCCCGGGCGGGTGGCCCGTGCCGGCACGGGGGCTGCGAGTGGCTCCCGGGCTGCGGCGGGAAAGAGGGCAGAGGGGCTCTTGAGGCCACGCCGCGCGCACCTCGTGTCGCCGCCGCGTGCAGCACCCCTGGGGTGCGATGCCCCTGCATGCTGGTGGGGTGGTCCCCCGGCACGGCCGGGAGCCGGAGGCGATGCCGCACGTGCCGTCTCGCCAGGTCCTGGGCCGCCGGGCCGTGCCCGCGCTGCGCTCGCTGCCGCGGCCCGCGGGACCCCCCTACCTTGCGCcgctgctcctcttcctcctgcatgCGGAGCTGCAGCTTGCGCACCATCACCTGCCGCTTCCACTCCGGGATGGGCCGGCCCTGCTCGTCGTGGCTCGGCACCAGCACCTCCGCCTCCACCGGCGCCCCAGCACCCGCCGCCAGCACCGGCGAGCTCCCGTTCAGCACCAGCTCCGGTGAGCCCCCTGCCAGGCAGCGTGGCGGCCCGGCAGCCTCAGGGGTGGCCGGCGGGGTGGGCGTCCTGGTGGGTGACGGGGAGGATGCCGGCGACTCTGCCTGcagaaaaaggagggagggagggcggtGGGCACCCGCCGTTCCGCGCCACGCCGTGCCACCGGctcccgtgccccccccccagccacctaCGTTGGCCCCTGCCTGGCCACTGCCGGAGAAGACGGTGGTGAAGCCTTTGCTCTGTGGCGTTGGCTTGAGGCTCTTCCCAGCCTTTATCTCAGCCAGCAGCTCCGAGTTGTCACCGGTGGGGGACATCATGTTGAAGGACTTGGTGcctggggggaggcagggtgGGCAGTAAGAACCCCGCTGCTGGCGGccccctgcccctccagctcccccacCAGCTTGTGGGGCATGGAGGTGGCCGGCTGACTGCCCCCCGCACCAGGGAGCCCCTGGGACGCCCGTCGGGGCAGCATCCCAgcatccagcccccccccaggtccACGGGACCCTGCAGGACCAGCGCCCCGGCACCCGGCTCACCAGGTCCGCAGGCACAGCACCCAACTCCCCGGGTGCCCAGGACCCCACTGGAGCAAAACCCCAGCACTCAGCAGCCTGGCACCCACCCCCCAAGGTCCGTGggacctgctggagcagcaccccagcacccagctcctGGGGCCCCAGCCCTGAGTGTCCCCCACCCCGCCGCACTGTGCTGCGGCAGCAGCTTTCTGACTGTGGAGGGATGGGTCTGCGGCAGCCCCGGCACAGCAGGACGGCCCCGTGCCGCCTCGCTGGGGGCCCTGGGAACCCCTACGctcccccgcagccccggcagcGACACACCGACAGCCtgcaccagccctgctgccagccctgagccCCAAGAGCTGCACAGCACCGGCACCGGAGCACGGCAGTGCCCCCGGGGATGCCCGCGCCGCCGCTCGCGCCGCCCACCCCGCGAGCACCCACCGTCCGTGCCAGCCATGCGCGGGTCCCTAACGGCCCATGGTGCCGTGCCAAGGcagagccccctccccgccgccggcaccCGCAGCTCGCCCCGCtcggccgcgccgcgccggggccAGACGGCTGCGGGTGCTGAGGGCCCAGCGGGGCGCACGCGCTGCCATCCAGCGCCGGCTgagaccccccagccccgggagccGGCGCTAATAAAGCGGGCGCCGAGCGGCGGCCAAGCCCGCCGGCTGCAATCAGCGGTGGGGGAGCGGCCGGTGCGCTCACGTGGCGGGGTCACGCCGGCCGGCTGAGCGCGAACAAAGGCCCTCTGTGCGCGGGGCCGGCtgcggggccgcgggggccgTGGGGGGCGTGGGGCCCCCGGCCGCCTGCCCAGCCCGGCCAGCCCTGCCCGGTGGCTTCGGCAGCCCCGCGCCGGCGCTTGGGGCGCCCGCGTGGCACGCCGGCCCGGCGacgcggcgggcgggagggctGCGAGCAGTTGCCAGCCCCGGCCGGCCGTCGACGCCCCGTGGCTCCGGTGCGGGACGGTGCCGGGTCGGACCCCTCCGGCCGAGCCCGGCGCCGGGGCACCCCCCGAGCAGGGAGGAGCGCGGGGCCGCGGTACTTACTCTTCATCTGCCTGAGCGCCTTTCCTCCTagggagagaagcagagaggCGGCGCGGGGCGCGCGGCAGAGGAAGGATTTGGCCACCGCGAGACAAGAGAGAAGAGAAGCGGCCAGCAGTGAGAGCAGGCAGGGGCGGGCGGGCTTGGGGGCCCCCGCGCCGACACCGGAggagagaaggacagagaggcCGTCAGGAGCCGCGCGACCGGAGTGCCGCAGGAGGAGACGCGCCGGGGCGGCCGGCGCCGCGGTGCAGCCGACGGGACGGTGCCCGGGATCGCGCCCCGTGCCCACCCGGCACCCCGCCACTTACTTCCCGTGGAGGACGAGGagcggcgggggccggcgggggtcTCGGCCAGCGGGGGCGGTGGTGGAGGTGGCGGGCAGGCGGCAtcgggcagcggcgggggcggcggcgggggtggCAGCTCGGCGCCGGGCTTGCTCTCCCCATTGCGCATGGTGTCCGCCGAGATGGGCGATGCCTGAAAGAGAGTGCGGGCAGGTGTCGCCCGGTGCCAGCGTTGCCCAGCGCCATCGCCACCGAGCCACGTGCAGGCTCGCGGCGTGGGGCGGAGGGCTCACCTCCTCGCTGTGCGCCATTCGCCGGGGGCCGGGCTGCTCGGCTGCGCCGTGGCCCAGGTGCTTGTAGTAGTCACCGGTGCTCGGCTGCTTGCCGAAATTCCTCGACCGCCTGGTGGAGTCGGCCCTGCGCAGGCCCTCGGGGCTGCTCTCGCGCGACGCCAGCTGCAACGGGGAGCGTGGCTCAGTGCAGCCGTGCCCGGCTGCGACCCGGGTGGCTGCGGGGCAGAGCCGTGGTGGAGTGGGGCCGTGCCAGCGGTGGCCGTGGGGCAGATGCCCAGCTGGGGGGACGGCAGGTGCGTGGCCCGGGGGTCCGCTCTGCACGAGGCTGCGCCAGGGGCTGCGTGCCGGGGTGGCGGCATGCGCCATCAGCGCCTGGCACTGTGAGCCCATAGCCTGTGCCCAGGAGCCTGGCCGAGCCTCCCCCGGGATAACCCCCTGGGAACAGGAGTGccgagccccggccccgcggatTACCGGGAGCTTATCCCCCATGGGGCCAGGGCCCGGTTCCAAACCTCCCTCTGAAGGGGGCTCTCAGGCAGCGCAGCCTCGGCTCACCCCGGCACATACCGCAGCGGCTTTGCGGGTCGCGCTGCCGAGCGCCGGCACTGCAGGGGGCCGTGCCTGCTCCCCGGGTCTGGGGGGGCCACAGCGGCACGGCCCTGCTCCCAGTGCCGGGGCCCCCGCTATTTGCATTTCCCCGTGCACCACTGCCGCCCGTGGCATTTGCACAGCAAGCCTGGGCGCTCGCCgccgctgccagccccagctAAGTCAACAAGCGCCAGCTCGGCACTTCCTGCTCTGGCCGCCATGGGCGCCGTGCCAAGCCTGGCTCCCGCTCCAGCGGCCCCAGCCCCGGTCCGGCGCGAGGGTCCGTGCCACTCAGCCCCGCTGCATGGGGCACCTGCGCCGCTCTGGTACCGGGCTGGCACGCGCCCGCACCTCACCAGGGCGGCCCGGCTCTGTagccctgggcagggctgcTCGTTGCCCCGGTAAGCGCTAACAAGCGAGGGCCGTGCACAGTGAGCGCAACGGGGTCCCGAGGCCCACGTGGGCCTGGAACACTGCTCCGCCGAGACCCCCCATCCCATGTGCCTCTGTCCCCGGCGGTGCTGGCCTCTGCCAGCGCCCCGGCCATGGCTGTGCACCAGGCTCCCGTCCCTGGTGGGGTGGCGAGAGCCAGGGTAGGGGGTCGGGACGGCCCCGAGCCCACCgcatccctgtgcccccccggGGGGCTGCACCCCTCTTACCTGTGCACGCCCGGCTGAGCCCTCTCTGCTCCTGGCAGCGCCGGCTGTGCCACCCGACACCTGCGGCGCGGGCGACACCGGAGCCGGCCGCTCGGGTTACAGCCTGCGCAGTCGCCCACGCACAGCTCGGTGTGGTGCCGGTGGCATCGCCGGGGCCACGTGGGCGCGGCTGCGCCGGCCGGCCATGCGCCGGTCTGCACGGTGCCACCAGGTGCCCCAGCCGGCGCAGCGGTGGAGCAGGGCTGCCCAGTGCCGCGGAGGCACCGGAGCATCGCCAGCCCTGGCTCGCTGCAACCTTGCTGCCGGTTGCACCCCAGCCCCCCGGTGCATGCCAGCGTCGCGGGCACGTGGCCTCAAACCGGggctgtcccctcccagtgccgTCAAGAGCTAACAGCTCCCCATGGGGGATCGGTGCCCGGTGGcacgtccccccccccggtggcACATCCCCTGAGCTGCGTGACCAGGAGCAGCTGCGCACAGGGCATGGGACATGGCGCATGGGGCCGTACCTCTCGGCGCAGCGCCTGGCTCTCCACGTGCCGCAGGTTGTTCTTGGCCCGCACGTAGATGTCGGCAGTgtggggggcggtggggggcgCGGGTGCGGGGtagccggggggcggcgggggcggccgggcggtggggggcgggggcggcggcggggggaaggcggggggcGGTGGCAGGGGGGGGCCCTCGCCtgccggcccccggccccgcggccgcgTCTCGGGGTCCAGCATGTCCATGTACGCCTGCATGTCCACGAGCGCCGGCTCGGGCACCCCTGTGCAGGGCAGGGGGTCAGGGGGGGCTGGCCCCgcgccccccaccccgcgccccccggccccgcactCACGGGCGGCGGGGGCCCCTGGGGGGCCGCCCCTCTTCTCCCCGGTGCTGGACTGGCTGGAGTGGCAGGAGTCGTAGTTGGAGAGGGTGCTGGCGGGGGAGCCCACCTCGAAGCGCGCCTGGGGTGCCGACACCGTGGTGTTGGGCGATGACATGCCCGAGTCAGGCTGCCGGCACTCCCCGTCCGCCGAGGGGTCTCGCGACAGCACACGGTGCTCCACGCTCTGCTGGCACAGCCGGGCGGTCAGGCGGCCGGGCgggagcgacagggccccgcGTGCTCCCTGCGCGCTCGGCCGCGGGACGCCGCTGTACCATGTTCTCCACAGTGCGCAGGTACTGGGCGCAGTGGCCGTGGCCATTGTAGTCGGCGAGGTCGGCCGCTGTGTAGCCGTCCTGGTCACGGACGCTGAGGTCGGCGCCGTTCACCACCAGGATCTGGCAGCACTGGAGAGAAGGGGGGTGCGTGGCAGGGTCGGAGGGtggccccccgccccccccccccgcccccactggCTGCCAGCCCCCACCTCCAGCTCGCCATTCTCAGCAGCATCGTGCAGCGGCGTGCCGCCCCAGGCGTCGGCAGTGATCTCCCCACcgtgcagcagcagccagctcagcACCTTGGCGTGGCCGCGGCTGGCGGCGAAGTGCATGGCCGTGGCTCCCTCGCCATCCCGCTCCGACAGGCTCACCGTCGTGAAGCTCATCTGCGTGGGCAGGCTGGCTGAGTGCCGGCGCCGCCAGCCCCACGCCATGCCACCACACCGCCATGCCATGCCCGGCCAGCGCTTACCAGCCAGACGATGACGGTGTTGTGGCCCATCTGGGCGGCGGCGTGCAGCGGGGTCATGCCGTCGTGGGCACGCGCGTGGGGGTCGGCCCCGCAGTCCTGCACCAGGTACTGGATGATCTCCAGGTGGCCCTCCTGGCAGGCGAGGTACAGCGGGGTGGCCCCCGTCTTGGTCTGGGCACTCAGTGTGCTGCAAGCGGGGCACAGCACCCGTCACCCATGGCCACCGCTGCCGGCAGTGCGCCAGGATGGGTGGGCACAGGGGACACGTGGGTTgcagggacatgggggacacaTGGGGGCACAGGGGACACACTGGTGGGGGGCAGGCAAGGCAGCACCAGGGCCAGGCAGCGTGGGCAGCGTGGGCAGCGTGGGCTGGGAGCCATCCACCCCACGGCTCCCCACTGGGTCCCAGCGCAGTGGCGGCCACTGAGGCGGGAGGTCGCTAAGTTAATCAGCCTGCTTAGGCTAAGCTCCTTCCTCCGGCTGTTTTTGGACACTGCAatttagcagtatttttaaataagcgGCTTAGGCAGCACCGGCTGCAGGGGAGCCGGCAGGGAAAGGCCGACCTGCACCACGGCgctgcccggccccgctgcccctgCCGGCCCCGCTGCTGGGCACGGGCATCCCCCCGCTGCCTCCGGTGGGCCTTGGCACCACCGCATCCCTCATCCTGAATTGCACATCCTGCATCCCCGCTGCGCGGGAAGCTGCTTTATGAAGCGCTCCATAAAACCCCCTGTTGAATATTTCAAAAAGGAAGAGCAATAAATACTCCACTCTGTTATCGCAACGATCGCGGGCCCTTAATAATTGATCCCTGTAACTGTGAGACGAGCCGCGGCCCGCGTGGCCTTCCCACCGTGCCATGCCGCAGCGCCAGGCCGGCATGCTGCTGGACGCTCCCTGAGCAGGGGCCTGGGCAGCGGGAGGCCGGTCTGGGGTGACGGACAGGCATTCAGCCCCCGATTGCCGTTTCCCAGTAATCATGAAGGGGTTAGGCCGCTTGGGCGAGTGCCGGTAAACTGCTTTGCCAGATGGCCGTGACCCCACGCCGAGCCACCGGCTGCCGGGGCGAAGGTGGGCCGGGAGAGCCAGCACCCCGCAGCGGCACCCGGGGATTGGATTTCGTGGCTGTAACGGAGCCTCCGGCTGGGCgcggggctgggagcggggcCAGCCCTAAATAATTCAGGGGGAAGGCGGCGACGGCAGCGGAGCAACCCCAGCAAGAAGCGTGAAAGCCAACGTGGGATGGCTGCCGCCAGCGCCAGCACCGCACCGGGTCCGCCACCGCGGGCACCGAACGGGAGCCGGGCCGCCGGGGGGGGAGGTTAAGGGGGGCTGAACCGGCACACCAGGGGCAGGGGCATAAGAAGCCGGGGCCGGTTTCCAGCCGCTGCCCACCGCGGGCAACCGGAGCAGGGGCTGCGGAATCGTCCGTGCAGCCCCGCGGCTGCTGGGGACCGGGGACCGGTGCCGCTGGTGGCGTGGGGGGGTGCGGAGTGCGGTGGCTgccgcggcggccccgggaGGGGCGCGGGCTCtccggggcgggcgggccgaGCCTTTTTACATAAGGGCGGGCGGACAAAGGCGGCTGTGTTATCGGCCCGCTCCAGGCGCCCCGCCAaccggcccggcggcggcagTTCTGCCGGCGCTCGCCCTCGCTCCCCGGGCCGTCAGGAACCGGGGACGAAGGCGGCTGCGGGGAccccgccagccccgctcctgccggggccgggggggggtgtgtgtgtgtgttgtgtgcgtGTGGGGTGGGGGCGCGGAGCCGGTCCCGCCGGCCGGCAACGGGGCCGTTACCTGGGGCAGTGTCCCAGGAGGAGTCGCAGGGAAGGGAAATCCCCTTTGGCCGCGGCGTAGTGGACGGGCAGCGCTCCCGTGGCGGTGGCCGCCGTGGGGTCGCTGCCCCCGAAGCGCAGGAGCCATTCGATCACCTCGTGGTGACCGAAGCGGGCTGCCAGATGCAGGATGGTGGCACCGGAGTTGTCTGTGTCCTGCGGGAGGAAGCGGGGCGGCCGTCGGCACCGGGGACGCCAGCCCCCCTCCCACGGCAAGGCGGcctgcgggggcggggggggccgcggggcagcccccggccgagacccggccccggcccggttgggggggggggcgttgcCCGGGGCGGAGATCCCGCCTGCAGGGAGCGGGGCCGTCGGAGGGGCCGTGCGAGGAGCGCCTCTGCCCTCCGGCGGGGCCTGCAGCCGCGCCCGGCCGGCGCCCcgcaaagccccccccccccccaacttgtCCCGGCGGTGgcggggcagcccctgccccgcgGAGCCCCGGCCGGGGCGCGGGCGGAGCTGGCCCCCGGCCAGGAGGCCGCCGAAGCGGGTCGGCCCCGTCCTTGCCTCCTAAtccccgccgccagccccgccgccgccctcctcTCCCTCCGGCCCGTCACATGTCGTCAGCTcccggccggccccggggcAAGCCGCTTACCGCCCCGGCCCTGCCGTTGTGTAACGCCGGGAGGGGCCGGCGGCCCGGAGGGTCCGTGACCCCTTCGGGGCTCAGCCCCGCCGCGACGCCGGCCCCCCACGCCCCGGCCGCCACCCGCCCCGCACGGCTGTGTCCGCGCCGGCGGAGCTGGAAAGCCCACGCGCGACCGTCTCCCCGGGGAAGGCCTCCCCGGTTGCCCTCGgcacccgccgcccccccccacccctcgaCCCCCCGCGCCCCCGCTCGCACCTGCACGCCGCAGCCCCCCTGCGTGAGCA contains these protein-coding regions:
- the ESPN gene encoding espin isoform X2; amino-acid sequence: MALERALLAARQGDVEALRGLRAAGLLRPGLRDALGASPAHHAARAGRLACLRYLAAEAALRGDARARNGATPAHDAAATGNLACLQWLLTQGGCGVQDTDNSGATILHLAARFGHHEVIEWLLRFGGSDPTAATATGALPVHYAAAKGDFPSLRLLLGHCPSTLSAQTKTGATPLYLACQEGHLEIIQYLVQDCGADPHARAHDGMTPLHAAAQMGHNTVIVWLMSFTTVSLSERDGEGATAMHFAASRGHAKVLSWLLLHGGEITADAWGGTPLHDAAENGELECCQILVVNGADLSVRDQDGYTAADLADYNGHGHCAQYLRTVENMSVEHRVLSRDPSADGECRQPDSGMSSPNTTVSAPQARFEVGSPASTLSNYDSCHSSQSTPPDPLPCTGVPEPALVDMQAYMDMLDPETRPRGRGPAGEGPPLPPPPAFPPPPPPPPTARPPPPPPGYPAPAPPTAPHTADIYVRAKNNLRHVESQALRRELASRESSPEGLRRADSTRRSRNFGKQPSTGDYYKHLGHGAAEQPGPRRMAHSEEASPISADTMRNGESKPGAELPPPPPPPPLPDAACPPPPPPPPLAETPAGPRRSSSSTGSTKSFNMMSPTGDNSELLAEIKAGKSLKPTPQSKGFTTVFSGSGQAGANAESPASSPSPTRTPTPPATPEAAGPPRCLAGGSPELVLNGSSPVLAAGAGAPVEAEVLVPSHDEQGRPIPEWKRQVMVRKLQLRMQEEEEQRRKEKEEEARLASMPAWRRDILRKKLEEEREQKRKEQEKLKREEEEKEKEQSEKLRTLGYDETKLAPWQRQIILKKGDIAKH
- the ESPN gene encoding espin isoform X1; translated protein: MALERALLAARQGDVEALRGLRAAGLLRPGLRDALGASPAHHAARAGRLACLRYLAAEAALRGDARARNGATPAHDAAATGNLACLQWLLTQGGCGVQDTDNSGATILHLAARFGHHEVIEWLLRFGGSDPTAATATGALPVHYAAAKGDFPSLRLLLGHCPSTLSAQTKTGATPLYLACQEGHLEIIQYLVQDCGADPHARAHDGMTPLHAAAQMGHNTVIVWLMSFTTVSLSERDGEGATAMHFAASRGHAKVLSWLLLHGGEITADAWGGTPLHDAAENGELECCQILVVNGADLSVRDQDGYTAADLADYNGHGHCAQYLRTVENMSVEHRVLSRDPSADGECRQPDSGMSSPNTTVSAPQARFEVGSPASTLSNYDSCHSSQSTPPDPLPCTGVPEPALVDMQAYMDMLDPETRPRGRGPAGEGPPLPPPPAFPPPPPPPPTARPPPPPPGYPAPAPPTAPHTADIYVRAKNNLRHVESQALRRELASRESSPEGLRRADSTRRSRNFGKQPSTGDYYKHLGHGAAEQPGPRRMAHSEEASPISADTMRNGESKPGAELPPPPPPPPLPDAACPPPPPPPPLAETPAGPRRSSSSTGRGKALRQMKSTKSFNMMSPTGDNSELLAEIKAGKSLKPTPQSKGFTTVFSGSGQAGANAESPASSPSPTRTPTPPATPEAAGPPRCLAGGSPELVLNGSSPVLAAGAGAPVEAEVLVPSHDEQGRPIPEWKRQVMVRKLQLRMQEEEEQRRKEKEEEARLASMPAWRRDILRKKLEEEREQKRKEQEKLKREEEEKEKEQSEKLRTLGYDETKLAPWQRQIILKKGDIAKH